One Mycolicibacterium crocinum DNA window includes the following coding sequences:
- a CDS encoding helix-turn-helix domain-containing protein, protein MRKPNEARDQLLNNLRNAYEGGASIRTLVASTGRSYGSIHALLRESGTTMRSRGGPNHVTRR, encoded by the coding sequence ATGAGGAAGCCCAACGAAGCTCGAGATCAGTTGTTGAACAACCTGCGGAACGCCTACGAGGGCGGGGCGAGCATTCGCACCCTGGTGGCGTCGACGGGTCGTTCCTACGGCTCGATCCACGCGTTGTTGCGCGAGTCCGGGACCACCATGCGCAGCCGCGGTGGCCCCAACCACGTCACGCGTCGCTAG
- the ripB gene encoding NlpC/P60 family peptidoglycan endopeptidase RipB: MSRNTSRRLFVGTVLTALTLGLGIASPANADPGEWDPTLPKILSAGAPGDPVAVANASLQVTQQAAQATMDLGRKFLSGLGFGGGSPSAFPGGRVRGPQAIEYVIARGASQRGVPYSWGGGAINGPSAGVEEDAGKVGYDCSGFTRYAFAGVGIQIPKYSGDQYNAGRHIPPSQAKRGDLIFYGPNGTQHVTIYLGNGQMLEASSAAGQVTVSPVRTAGMTPYLTRIIET, translated from the coding sequence ATGTCTCGCAACACTTCTCGACGACTCTTCGTCGGGACGGTCCTGACGGCACTAACGCTCGGGCTGGGCATCGCCAGCCCGGCCAATGCCGATCCGGGCGAGTGGGATCCGACGCTGCCCAAGATCCTGAGTGCGGGCGCCCCCGGTGACCCGGTCGCCGTGGCGAACGCCTCCCTTCAGGTCACCCAGCAGGCCGCCCAGGCGACCATGGACCTGGGCCGCAAGTTCCTGTCCGGTCTCGGCTTCGGTGGCGGCTCGCCGTCGGCGTTCCCCGGCGGGCGGGTGCGTGGACCGCAGGCCATCGAGTACGTGATCGCCCGCGGTGCCTCCCAGCGCGGGGTGCCGTACTCGTGGGGTGGCGGCGCGATCAACGGGCCCAGTGCCGGCGTGGAGGAAGACGCCGGCAAGGTGGGCTACGACTGCTCGGGCTTCACCCGGTACGCCTTCGCCGGGGTCGGCATTCAGATCCCGAAGTACTCCGGCGACCAGTACAACGCCGGCCGCCACATCCCGCCGTCGCAGGCCAAGCGCGGTGACCTCATCTTCTACGGCCCCAACGGGACCCAACACGTCACCATCTACCTGGGTAACGGGCAGATGCTCGAGGCGTCGTCGGCGGCCGGGCAGGTGACCGTCAGCCCGGTGCGCACCGCGGGTATGACGCCCTATCTGACGCGCATCATCGAGACGTAA
- a CDS encoding enoyl-CoA hydratase, with protein MIRDSGFVLVEKPQAGVALVTLNRPERMNSMAFDVMLPLRDVLAELAHENDVRAVVLTGAGRGFSSGADHKSAGSVPHVAGLTRPSFGLRSMQVLDDVILAMRKLPQPIIAAVNGAAIGGGLCLALAADIRVAASGAYFRAAGINNGLTASELGLSYLLPRAIGSSRAFEIMLTGRDVDAQEAEQIGLVSRQVADDELLPVCFEIATRIAAFSRPGTELTKRTLWSGLDAGSLEGHMQAEGLGQLYVRLLTANFEEAVAARAENRAPVFTDDK; from the coding sequence GTGATTCGTGACTCTGGTTTCGTCCTCGTCGAAAAACCGCAGGCAGGCGTGGCTCTGGTAACCCTGAACCGGCCCGAGCGGATGAACTCCATGGCGTTCGACGTCATGCTGCCGCTGCGGGACGTCCTCGCCGAACTCGCCCACGAGAACGACGTGCGCGCGGTTGTGCTCACCGGCGCAGGCCGCGGCTTCTCCTCCGGTGCCGACCACAAATCCGCCGGTTCCGTGCCGCACGTCGCGGGATTGACCCGGCCGTCGTTCGGACTGCGCTCGATGCAGGTGCTCGACGATGTGATCCTCGCCATGCGCAAGCTGCCCCAGCCGATCATCGCCGCGGTCAACGGCGCCGCCATCGGTGGCGGGCTGTGCCTGGCGCTGGCGGCAGACATCCGGGTCGCCGCCAGTGGCGCCTACTTCCGCGCGGCCGGGATCAACAACGGACTGACCGCCAGTGAGCTGGGCCTGAGCTACCTGCTGCCGCGCGCAATCGGCTCGTCGCGGGCGTTCGAGATCATGCTCACCGGCCGCGACGTCGACGCGCAGGAGGCCGAACAGATTGGCCTGGTGTCCCGCCAGGTGGCCGACGACGAGTTGTTGCCGGTCTGCTTCGAGATCGCCACCCGCATCGCGGCGTTCTCCCGGCCGGGAACCGAGTTGACCAAGCGGACGCTGTGGAGTGGACTGGACGCCGGTAGCCTGGAAGGGCATATGCAGGCCGAGGGCCTCGGGCAGCTCTATGTGCGCCTGCTCACCGCCAACTTCGAAGAGGCGGTTGCTGCGCGCGCCGAGAACCGCGCCCCGGTCTTCACCGACGACAAGTAG
- a CDS encoding Rv1476 family membrane protein → MTIPHAPTFIPVEVCSSAGLAPSTPVDQCLAAVKADVAADGVAAPAADVAGLQKIVASAKEQGIDLKVVVLDKSPAIDTPLRDIATEIGSADPGSTVLVLSPGWAGTYSGTYDRVILEAGQDVAKTAPNPVVGTQAFVDQLQTPDFPWTGLTITLVIGVAVAAVLTRVLQLRARRSQNTATPADQEK, encoded by the coding sequence GTGACGATTCCGCACGCGCCGACCTTCATTCCTGTGGAGGTGTGCAGCAGTGCCGGCCTGGCGCCGTCGACTCCGGTCGACCAGTGTCTGGCCGCGGTCAAAGCCGACGTCGCCGCCGACGGCGTCGCTGCCCCGGCCGCTGACGTGGCGGGTCTGCAGAAGATCGTGGCCTCGGCCAAAGAACAGGGCATCGACCTCAAGGTCGTGGTGTTGGACAAGAGCCCGGCGATCGACACCCCGCTGCGCGATATCGCCACCGAGATCGGAAGTGCGGACCCGGGCTCGACGGTGCTCGTGCTGAGCCCCGGGTGGGCCGGCACTTACAGCGGCACCTACGACCGCGTGATCCTCGAGGCGGGGCAGGACGTCGCCAAGACGGCCCCCAATCCCGTGGTCGGCACACAGGCATTTGTGGACCAGTTGCAAACACCCGACTTTCCCTGGACGGGATTAACGATCACGCTCGTGATCGGGGTGGCTGTAGCGGCTGTTTTAACCCGAGTTCTGCAGCTTCGGGCACGCCGCTCGCAAAATACCGCTACCCCTGCTGATCAGGAAAAATAG
- a CDS encoding NADH:flavin oxidoreductase, producing the protein MEDARAQELFTPLTVGSLTVPNRFAMAPMTRTASPDGVPGPDVAAYYGRRAAGGTGLIITEGVRIPHPAAGWPDRIPNLDGDDVLAGWRAVTDTVHSSGGTVAAQLWHQGVARGVHDGDRPDQTPVSPSGIDIAGGTTGRALPADELPELAQAYAVAAANAKAAGFDAVEIHGAHGYLLDQFLWEHTNHRTDGYGGSLAARTRFPAEVVAAIRAAVGPDFPIIYRFSQWKMNRYDAQVAGSASELEQLLAPLVEAGVDVLHPSTRRHYLPGFPDENPELSLAGWTKKVTGLPVIAVGSVGLETEFRPGGQERSDTGNGRAEGSGPIPPSSIDRLLDQFEAGEFDIVAVGRALLADPAWVNRVREGTLDEFGGFDAASALARLY; encoded by the coding sequence ATGGAGGATGCACGCGCGCAGGAACTGTTCACTCCGCTGACCGTCGGATCGCTGACCGTGCCCAACCGGTTCGCGATGGCGCCGATGACCCGGACCGCCTCACCGGACGGCGTCCCCGGACCAGACGTCGCCGCCTACTACGGCAGGCGTGCCGCCGGCGGCACCGGGCTGATCATCACCGAGGGCGTTCGCATCCCGCATCCCGCGGCCGGCTGGCCCGACCGCATCCCGAACCTCGACGGCGACGACGTGCTGGCGGGCTGGCGCGCCGTCACCGATACCGTCCACTCATCCGGTGGAACCGTCGCCGCCCAGCTCTGGCACCAGGGCGTCGCGCGCGGTGTGCATGACGGTGACCGCCCCGACCAGACACCGGTCAGCCCGTCGGGCATCGACATCGCCGGTGGCACCACCGGGCGTGCGCTGCCCGCGGACGAACTGCCTGAACTCGCGCAGGCGTACGCGGTGGCGGCCGCCAACGCCAAGGCCGCCGGCTTCGACGCCGTCGAAATCCACGGCGCGCACGGCTACCTGCTGGACCAATTCCTCTGGGAGCACACGAATCACCGGACCGACGGCTACGGCGGCTCGCTGGCGGCGCGCACGAGGTTCCCGGCCGAGGTCGTCGCGGCAATACGCGCCGCAGTTGGCCCCGACTTCCCGATCATCTACCGGTTCTCCCAGTGGAAGATGAACCGCTACGACGCGCAGGTGGCCGGCAGCGCAAGCGAACTCGAGCAACTGCTCGCCCCGCTGGTGGAGGCCGGGGTCGACGTCCTGCACCCGTCGACGCGGCGGCACTACCTGCCGGGCTTCCCCGACGAGAACCCGGAATTGAGCCTGGCCGGCTGGACCAAGAAGGTGACCGGCCTGCCCGTCATCGCCGTCGGATCGGTGGGCCTGGAAACCGAATTCCGGCCCGGCGGGCAGGAGCGCAGCGACACGGGGAATGGCCGAGCCGAGGGCAGCGGACCGATACCGCCGTCGTCCATCGACCGGCTGCTCGACCAGTTCGAGGCCGGCGAATTCGACATCGTGGCCGTCGGGCGGGCCCTGCTCGCCGACCCCGCGTGGGTGAATCGGGTGCGCGAGGGCACGCTCGACGAGTTCGGCGGTTTCGATGCGGCCAGCGCCCTGGCCCGTTTGTATTAG
- a CDS encoding ABC-F family ATP-binding cassette domain-containing protein: MITATDLEVRAGARTLLLAEGPALRIQPGDRIGLVGRNGAGKTTTMRILAGEGEPYAGTVVRTGDIGYLPQDPREGDLDVLARDRVLSARGLDTLLSDLEKQQALMAEVVDDAARDKAIRRYGQLEERFAALGGYAAESEAGRICASLGLPERVLTQPLRTLSGGQRRRVELSRILFAASDTGAGSATTLLLDEPTNHLDADSIGWLRGFLQNHTGGLVVISHDVDLLADVVNRVWFLDAVRGEADVYNMGWQKYLDARATDEQRRRRERANAEKKASALRTQAAKMGAKATKAVAAQNMLRRAERMLAELDAERVADKVARIKFPTPAPCGKTPLVVKGLTKNYGSLEVFTGVDLAIDRGSRVVVLGLNGAGKTTLLRLIAGTETPDAGGLEPGHGLKIGYFAQEHDTLDNNATVWENIRHAAPDTGEQDLRGLLGAFMFTGPQLEQPAGTLSGGEKTRLALAGLVASTANVLLLDEPTNNLDPASREQVLDALRSYQGAVVLVTHDPGAAEALDPQRVVLLPDGTEDFWSDEYRDLIELA, from the coding sequence GTGATTACCGCAACGGACCTGGAGGTCCGCGCCGGCGCGCGCACACTGCTCCTCGCCGAAGGCCCTGCACTGCGGATCCAACCGGGCGATCGCATCGGTCTGGTCGGCCGCAACGGCGCGGGCAAGACGACGACCATGCGGATCCTCGCGGGGGAGGGCGAACCGTACGCGGGCACCGTCGTGCGCACCGGCGACATCGGCTACCTGCCGCAGGATCCACGTGAGGGCGACCTCGACGTGCTCGCCCGCGACCGGGTGCTCTCGGCCCGCGGCCTGGACACACTGCTGTCGGATCTGGAGAAGCAGCAGGCACTGATGGCCGAGGTCGTCGACGACGCCGCCCGCGACAAAGCGATTCGCCGCTACGGCCAGCTCGAGGAACGCTTCGCCGCCCTCGGCGGGTACGCCGCCGAAAGCGAAGCGGGCCGCATCTGCGCGAGCCTGGGTCTGCCGGAGCGGGTGCTCACCCAGCCGCTGCGCACCCTGTCCGGTGGGCAGCGCCGGCGCGTCGAGCTGTCACGGATCCTGTTCGCCGCCAGTGATACTGGGGCAGGGTCGGCCACCACGTTGCTGCTCGACGAGCCCACCAACCACCTCGACGCCGACTCGATCGGCTGGCTGCGGGGCTTCCTGCAGAACCACACCGGCGGACTCGTCGTCATCAGCCACGATGTCGACCTGCTCGCCGACGTGGTCAACCGCGTGTGGTTCCTCGACGCCGTGCGCGGTGAGGCCGACGTCTACAACATGGGCTGGCAGAAGTACCTCGACGCCCGTGCCACCGACGAGCAGCGCCGGCGCCGCGAGCGGGCCAACGCCGAGAAGAAGGCCAGTGCGCTGCGCACCCAGGCCGCCAAGATGGGCGCGAAAGCCACCAAAGCCGTTGCCGCGCAGAACATGTTGCGCCGCGCCGAGCGGATGCTCGCCGAGTTGGACGCCGAGCGGGTGGCCGATAAGGTGGCTCGGATCAAGTTCCCGACGCCCGCGCCGTGCGGTAAGACGCCGCTCGTGGTCAAGGGACTGACCAAGAACTACGGGTCGCTGGAGGTGTTCACCGGCGTCGACCTGGCGATCGACCGCGGCTCGCGGGTCGTGGTGCTGGGCCTCAACGGTGCCGGTAAGACGACGCTGCTTCGGCTGATCGCCGGCACCGAAACTCCCGACGCCGGCGGACTGGAACCCGGGCACGGGCTCAAGATCGGTTATTTCGCACAGGAACACGACACGCTCGACAACAACGCGACGGTGTGGGAGAACATCCGTCACGCCGCGCCGGACACCGGCGAGCAGGACCTGCGCGGCCTGCTCGGTGCGTTCATGTTCACCGGCCCCCAGCTCGAGCAGCCCGCCGGAACACTGTCCGGCGGCGAGAAGACCCGACTGGCTCTGGCCGGTCTGGTGGCCTCGACGGCCAACGTGCTGCTTCTCGACGAGCCGACCAACAACCTCGATCCCGCCTCGCGCGAACAAGTTCTCGACGCGCTGCGCAGTTACCAGGGTGCAGTCGTGCTGGTCACCCACGATCCGGGCGCCGCGGAAGCGCTCGACCCGCAAAGGGTGGTGCTACTTCCGGACGGCACCGAGGACTTCTGGTCCGACGAGTACCGGGACCTCATCGAGCTCGCCTGA
- the acnA gene encoding aconitate hydratase AcnA, which translates to MSSENSSNSSLNTYQSRDTLKVGDNSYEIYRLDAVPGTEKLPYSLKVLAENLLRTEDGANITKDHIEAIANWDPTADPSVEIQFTPARVIMQDFTGVPCIVDLATMREAVGDLGGNPDQVNPLAPAELVIDHSVIIDVFGSADAFERNVEIEYSRNGERYQFLRWGQGAFDDFKVVPPGTGIVHQVNIEYLARVTMVRDGVAYPDTCVGTDSHTTMVNGLGVLGWGVGGIEAEAAMLGQPVSMLIPRVVGFKLSGEIQPGVTATDVVLTVTDMLRKHGVVGKFVEFYGNGVAEVPLANRATLGNMSPEFGSTAAIFPIDDVTIDYLRLTGRSEEQLALVEAYAKAQGMWHNPEHEAKYSEYLELDLSTVVPSIAGPKRPQDRIELSDAKSAFRKDIHNYVENGNPAPQTKLDEAVEESFPASDPAVLSFADNGSEPLHSAAAGADGRPTKPVKVSSDDRGEFVLDHGAVAIASITSCTNTSNPSVMLGAALLAKNAVEKGLTAKPWVKTSMAPGSQVVSDYYDKAGLWPYLEKLGFYLVGYGCTTCIGNSGPLPEEISKAINDNDLTVTAVLSGNRNFEGRISPDVKMNYLASPPLVIAYALAGTMDFDFETDPLGTDSDGNDVFLKDIWPSSKDISDTIASAINEEMFKKNYADVFKGDERWQNLPTPSGKTFDWDADSTYVRKPPYFDGMPAEPQPVSDITGARVLALLGDSVTTDHISPAGNIKAGTPAAQYLDSNGVGKLDYNSYGSRRGNHEVMIRGTFANIRLRNQLLDDVSGGYTRDFTQPDGPQAFIYDAAQNYAAQNIPLVVLGGKEYGSGSSRDWAAKGTSLLGVRAVITESFERIHRSNLIGMGVIPLQFPAGESAASLKLDGTEVFDITGIEELNNGKTPKTVHVKATKDDGSAVEFDAVVRIDTPGEADYYRNGGILQYVLRNMLRAG; encoded by the coding sequence GTGAGCAGCGAAAATTCGTCGAATTCGTCCCTGAACACGTATCAGTCGCGCGACACCTTGAAGGTTGGCGACAACAGCTACGAGATCTATCGCCTCGACGCGGTTCCCGGCACCGAGAAACTTCCCTACAGCCTCAAGGTGCTGGCCGAGAATCTGTTGCGCACCGAGGACGGCGCCAACATCACCAAGGACCACATCGAGGCCATCGCCAACTGGGATCCGACGGCCGACCCGAGCGTCGAGATCCAGTTCACCCCGGCGCGGGTGATCATGCAGGACTTCACCGGCGTCCCCTGCATCGTCGACCTGGCCACCATGCGCGAGGCCGTCGGCGATCTCGGCGGCAACCCCGACCAGGTCAACCCGCTCGCGCCGGCCGAGCTGGTGATCGACCACTCGGTGATCATCGACGTATTCGGTAGCGCCGACGCGTTCGAGCGCAACGTCGAGATCGAGTACTCCCGCAACGGCGAGCGCTATCAGTTCCTGCGCTGGGGCCAGGGCGCGTTCGACGACTTCAAGGTCGTCCCGCCGGGCACCGGCATCGTGCACCAGGTCAACATCGAGTACCTGGCGCGCGTCACCATGGTGCGCGACGGCGTCGCCTACCCGGACACCTGTGTGGGCACCGACAGCCACACCACGATGGTCAACGGCCTCGGCGTGCTGGGCTGGGGCGTCGGCGGTATCGAGGCCGAGGCCGCGATGCTGGGCCAGCCGGTCTCGATGCTGATCCCCCGGGTCGTCGGCTTCAAGCTGTCCGGCGAGATCCAGCCCGGCGTGACCGCGACGGACGTCGTGCTCACCGTCACCGACATGCTGCGCAAGCACGGCGTGGTGGGCAAGTTCGTCGAGTTCTACGGCAACGGCGTCGCCGAGGTGCCGCTGGCCAACCGCGCCACCCTGGGCAACATGAGCCCCGAATTCGGTTCGACCGCAGCGATTTTCCCGATCGACGACGTCACCATCGACTACCTGCGGCTGACCGGCCGCAGCGAGGAGCAGCTGGCGCTGGTCGAGGCTTACGCCAAGGCGCAGGGCATGTGGCACAACCCCGAGCACGAGGCCAAGTACTCCGAGTACCTCGAGCTCGACCTGTCCACCGTCGTGCCGTCGATCGCCGGTCCCAAGCGCCCGCAGGACCGCATCGAGCTGTCCGACGCGAAGTCGGCGTTCCGCAAGGACATTCACAACTACGTCGAGAATGGCAACCCCGCCCCACAGACCAAGTTGGACGAGGCCGTCGAGGAATCCTTCCCGGCCAGCGACCCCGCGGTGCTGTCGTTCGCCGACAACGGGTCGGAGCCGCTGCACTCGGCGGCCGCCGGCGCCGATGGCCGGCCCACCAAGCCGGTCAAGGTGTCCTCCGACGACCGCGGTGAGTTCGTGCTCGACCACGGCGCGGTCGCGATCGCGTCGATCACCTCGTGCACCAACACCTCCAACCCGTCGGTCATGCTCGGCGCGGCGCTGCTGGCCAAGAACGCCGTCGAGAAGGGCCTGACCGCCAAGCCGTGGGTCAAGACGTCGATGGCCCCCGGTTCCCAAGTGGTCAGCGACTACTACGACAAGGCCGGCCTGTGGCCGTACCTGGAGAAGCTGGGCTTCTATCTCGTCGGCTACGGCTGCACCACCTGTATCGGTAACAGCGGCCCGCTGCCCGAGGAGATCTCGAAGGCCATCAATGACAACGACCTGACGGTCACCGCGGTGCTGTCCGGTAACCGCAACTTCGAGGGCCGCATCTCCCCCGACGTGAAGATGAACTACCTGGCTTCGCCGCCGCTGGTGATCGCCTACGCGTTGGCCGGAACGATGGACTTCGACTTCGAGACCGATCCCCTCGGCACGGACAGCGACGGCAACGACGTCTTCCTCAAGGACATCTGGCCGTCCTCGAAGGACATCTCCGACACCATCGCCTCGGCGATCAACGAGGAGATGTTCAAGAAGAACTACGCCGACGTGTTCAAGGGCGACGAGCGCTGGCAGAACCTGCCGACGCCGTCGGGCAAGACCTTCGACTGGGACGCCGACTCGACGTACGTGCGCAAGCCTCCGTACTTCGACGGCATGCCTGCCGAGCCGCAGCCGGTCAGCGATATCACCGGCGCCAGAGTGCTTGCCCTGCTGGGTGATTCGGTTACCACCGACCACATCAGCCCGGCCGGCAACATCAAGGCGGGCACCCCGGCCGCGCAGTACCTGGACAGCAACGGCGTGGGCAAGTTGGACTACAACTCCTACGGTTCCCGCCGCGGTAACCACGAGGTGATGATCCGCGGTACGTTCGCCAACATCCGGCTGCGCAACCAGCTGCTCGACGATGTCTCCGGCGGCTACACGCGCGACTTCACCCAGCCGGACGGCCCGCAGGCGTTCATCTACGACGCCGCGCAAAACTATGCGGCGCAGAACATTCCGCTGGTCGTGCTGGGCGGTAAGGAATACGGGTCGGGCTCCTCGCGTGACTGGGCGGCCAAGGGCACCAGCCTGCTCGGTGTGCGCGCGGTGATCACCGAATCCTTCGAGCGCATCCACCGGTCGAACCTGATCGGCATGGGCGTGATCCCGCTGCAGTTCCCGGCCGGCGAGTCGGCGGCGTCGCTGAAGCTGGACGGCACCGAGGTCTTCGACATCACCGGTATCGAAGAGCTCAACAACGGCAAGACGCCGAAGACCGTGCACGTCAAGGCGACCAAGGACGATGGCAGCGCAGTCGAGTTCGACGCCGTCGTCCGAATCGACACCCCCGGTGAGGCCGACTACTACCGCAACGGCGGCATCCTGCAGTACGTGCTGCGCAACATGTTGCGGGCCGGCTAG
- the trxA gene encoding thioredoxin yields MATQDLTAQNFNDTITGNDIVLVDFWASWCGPCRAFAPTFTKSSEQHPDVVYGKVDTEAEQELAAAAEIRSIPTLMAFKKGKLIFNQAGALPPAALEDLIRQVKEFDVDAAIASQSQSD; encoded by the coding sequence GTGGCTACCCAAGACCTGACCGCACAGAACTTCAACGACACCATCACCGGTAACGACATCGTGCTGGTGGACTTCTGGGCGTCGTGGTGCGGACCATGTCGCGCCTTCGCGCCGACGTTCACCAAGTCGTCCGAACAGCACCCGGACGTCGTCTACGGCAAGGTCGACACCGAGGCGGAGCAGGAATTGGCGGCTGCCGCCGAGATCCGCTCGATCCCGACGCTGATGGCGTTCAAGAAGGGCAAGCTGATCTTCAACCAGGCCGGCGCCCTGCCGCCCGCCGCCCTCGAGGACCTGATCCGCCAGGTCAAGGAGTTCGACGTCGACGCGGCCATCGCGTCTCAGTCGCAATCCGACTAA
- a CDS encoding TetR/AcrR family transcriptional regulator has translation MPRVSEDHLAARRRQILDGARRCFAEYGYEQATVRRLEQTIGLSRGAIFHHYRDKDTLFFALAREDAARMADVAAREGLIQVMRDMLAAPDQFDWLATRLEIARKLRNDPVFHQGWTERSAELASATSERLRRQKQAGRLRDDVAPDVLQCYLDLVLDGLVARLAAGEDPQRLSAVLDLVEDSVRQRERASDA, from the coding sequence GTGCCCAGGGTCAGCGAGGACCATCTGGCGGCTCGCCGTCGCCAGATCCTCGACGGCGCACGGCGCTGCTTTGCCGAGTACGGCTATGAGCAAGCGACCGTGCGCCGCCTGGAGCAGACCATCGGTCTGTCGCGCGGTGCGATATTCCATCACTACCGCGACAAGGACACCTTGTTCTTCGCACTCGCGCGCGAGGATGCGGCGCGGATGGCCGACGTCGCGGCGCGCGAGGGTCTCATCCAGGTGATGCGCGACATGCTGGCCGCGCCCGATCAATTCGATTGGCTGGCCACACGTTTGGAGATCGCCCGCAAACTACGCAACGATCCGGTGTTCCATCAGGGCTGGACTGAGCGCTCAGCGGAACTGGCGTCGGCCACCTCCGAGCGACTGCGCAGACAGAAGCAGGCGGGCCGACTGCGCGACGATGTAGCGCCCGACGTGCTGCAGTGTTACCTCGACCTCGTGCTCGACGGACTGGTCGCCCGGCTGGCCGCGGGTGAGGATCCCCAGCGACTCTCGGCAGTGCTGGATCTGGTGGAAGATTCAGTGCGGCAGCGCGAGCGCGCTAGCGACGCGTGA
- the ripA gene encoding NlpC/P60 family peptidoglycan endopeptidase RipA, with protein sequence MTRSQRGSLFRPAIRIAKPVCPLALSVAMTFTMPGLAQAEPGAAPNTIAGLIADVADANQRLQDIGAKVQAEQESVNKALVDVQTARDAAAAAQEKVDASAQGVKDANAAIADAQKRFDVFAAATYVNGPSASLVMATNPEDILSTASAGQTLAVSSQKVMTDLQRARTEQINQESAARLAKENADKAVADAEASQQSAVSALTAAKQTFSDQQAEINRLAAERKAAQDKLDAARWSAPANSPAAVPQSAATGPATPGDRWDPAAPGSPKAPGAGTVPPYGSASEWDTTLPMVPSAFVSGDPIQIINAVLQISSSSLNATKQMGKSFLQKLGILKPDDTGITNGIIPYANGAQASEYVIKRAMSQMGVPYSWGGGTATGPSNGIDSGAGTVGFDCSGLILYAFAGVGIKLPHYSGSQYNMGRKIPSSQMRRGDVIFYGPGGSQHVTLYLGQGQMLEAPYTGSSVKISPVRTSGMTPFVVRYIEY encoded by the coding sequence ATGACACGTTCCCAACGCGGCTCTCTTTTCCGGCCGGCTATCCGTATCGCCAAGCCGGTGTGTCCGTTGGCGCTGTCCGTCGCCATGACGTTCACGATGCCCGGACTGGCGCAGGCCGAGCCCGGTGCCGCCCCGAACACCATCGCGGGACTGATCGCCGATGTGGCCGACGCCAACCAGCGGCTGCAGGACATCGGCGCCAAGGTGCAGGCCGAGCAGGAGAGCGTGAACAAGGCGCTGGTCGACGTCCAGACCGCGCGCGACGCGGCGGCCGCGGCCCAGGAAAAGGTTGACGCGAGCGCACAGGGCGTCAAGGACGCCAACGCCGCAATTGCCGACGCGCAGAAGCGATTCGACGTCTTCGCGGCGGCTACCTATGTCAACGGGCCGTCGGCGTCGCTGGTGATGGCGACCAACCCCGAGGACATCCTGTCCACCGCGTCCGCCGGGCAGACCCTGGCCGTCAGCTCGCAGAAGGTGATGACCGATCTGCAGCGGGCCCGCACGGAGCAGATCAACCAGGAGTCCGCGGCCCGGCTGGCGAAGGAGAACGCCGACAAGGCCGTCGCCGACGCCGAAGCCAGCCAGCAGTCCGCGGTCAGCGCGCTGACCGCGGCCAAGCAGACGTTCAGCGACCAGCAGGCCGAGATCAACCGACTGGCCGCGGAACGCAAGGCGGCGCAGGACAAGCTCGACGCCGCCCGGTGGTCGGCGCCGGCGAATTCGCCTGCGGCCGTGCCGCAGTCGGCGGCGACCGGCCCGGCGACCCCGGGGGATCGCTGGGATCCGGCCGCCCCCGGTTCACCCAAGGCGCCGGGCGCGGGGACCGTCCCGCCCTACGGCAGCGCCTCGGAATGGGACACCACGCTGCCGATGGTGCCCAGCGCCTTCGTCTCCGGCGACCCGATCCAGATCATCAACGCGGTGCTGCAGATCTCGTCGTCCTCGCTGAACGCGACCAAGCAGATGGGCAAGAGCTTCCTGCAGAAGCTCGGCATCCTGAAGCCGGACGACACCGGCATCACCAACGGCATCATTCCCTACGCCAACGGCGCGCAGGCCTCCGAATACGTGATCAAACGGGCCATGTCGCAGATGGGCGTGCCGTACTCCTGGGGTGGCGGCACCGCCACCGGCCCCAGCAACGGCATCGACAGCGGCGCGGGCACGGTCGGCTTCGACTGCTCCGGGCTGATCCTCTACGCCTTCGCCGGCGTCGGCATCAAGCTGCCGCACTACTCGGGCTCGCAGTACAACATGGGCCGCAAGATCCCGTCGTCGCAGATGCGCCGCGGTGACGTGATCTTCTACGGCCCCGGCGGCAGCCAGCACGTGACTCTCTACCTCGGCCAGGGCCAGATGCTCGAGGCTCCCTACACCGGCTCATCAGTGAAGATCTCGCCGGTGCGCACCAGCGGCATGACACCGTTCGTCGTCCGCTACATCGAATACTGA